The Manihot esculenta cultivar AM560-2 chromosome 11, M.esculenta_v8, whole genome shotgun sequence genome includes a region encoding these proteins:
- the LOC110626318 gene encoding ABC transporter G family member 29, translating to MQKMDGMERVARASSRRASHSISRSISRNLSRSVEDVFSGGRYSRRSSRHAEEDEEALKWAAIEKLPTYDRLRTTIMKSFVDNELQGTKMVHKEVDVGKLDINDRQMFIDMLFKVAEEDNEKYLRKFRRRIDKVGITLPAVEVRFEHLTVEADCQIGSRALPTLPNVARNLAESAVGMLGINMAKRTKLTILKDASGVLKPSRMTLLLGPPSSGKTTLLLALAGKLDPSLKISGDITYNGYKLNEFVPRKTSAYISQNDVHVGVMTVKETLDFSARCQGVGTRYDLLSELARREKEAGIFPEAEVDLFMKATAMKGAENNLFTDYTLKLLGLDICKDTIVGDEMLRGISGGQKKRVTTGEMIVGPTKTLFMDEISTGLDSSTTFQIVKCMQQIAHLTEATVLMSLLQPAPETFDLFDDVILLSEGRIVYQGPRQHILEFFESCGFRCPERKGTADFLQEVTSKKDQEQYWAEKNKPYRYVSVPEFAERFKRFHVGMQLENELSVPFDKSQGHKAALAFSKYSVPKKDLLKACWDKEWLLIKRNSVVFISKTVQIIIVAIIASTVFIKPRMHTRDEADGAIYVGALLFTMIINMFNGFAELTLMISRLPVFYKQRDLLFHPPWTFTLPTFLLTLPMSIIESVVWVCITYYSIGFAPEASRFFKHLLLVFLTQQMAAGLFRLIAGVCRTMIIANTGGVLILLLIFLLGGFIIPKGQIPNWWEWAYWASPLSYGYNAYTVNEFYAPRWMNKMASDGRTNLGVAVLESFDVFRNKNWYWIGAGALLGFAVLFNVLFTFALMYLAPPGKKQAIISEESAQEMEGEEGSKGQPRLRMSKSNTRSLSSADGNNTREMAIRRMTSRSNPNGLSRNADSSLEAANGVAPKRGMVLPFTPLAMSFNSVNYYVDMPAEMKQQGVPEDRLQLLREVTGAFRPGVLTALMGVSGAGKTTLMDVLAGRKTGGYIEGDIRISGFTKKQETFARVSGYCEQNDIHSPQVTVRESLIYSAFLRLPKEVSKEEKMIFVDEVMELVELDNLKDALVGLPGVTGLSTEQRKRLTIAVELVANPSIIFMDEPTSGLDARAAAIVMRTVRNTVDTGRTVVCTIHQPSIDIFEAFDELLLMKRGGQVIYSGPLGRNSHKIVEYFEEIPGVPKIKEKYNPATWMLEVSSVAAEVRLGIDFAEHYKSSSLFQRNKALVNELSTPPAGAKDLYFASQYSQSPWGQFKSCLWKQWWTYWRSPDYNLVRYFFTLAAALMVGTIFWKVGTKKDTSNDLSMIIGAMYAAVLFIGINNCSTVQPIISVERTVFYRERAAGMYSALPYALAQVICEIPYVLVQTTYYTLIVYAMVAFEWTAAKFFCFFFISFFSFLYFTYYGMMTVSVTPNLQVASIFAATFYALFNLFSGFFIPRPRIPKWWIWYYWICPVAWTVYGLIVSQYRDAEDELIVPGLSPNPSIKSYIQDHYGYDPDFMGPVAAVLVGFTVFFAFVYAFAIRTLNFQTR from the exons ATGCAAAAGATGGATGGTATGGAGAGAGTAGCAAGAGCATCGAGTAGGCGAGCAAGCCACAGCATCAGCAGAAGCATAAGCAGGAACTTGAGCAGGAGCGTGGAAGATGTATTTTCAGGTGGCAGGTACTCTAGGAGAAGTAGCCGCCATGCTGAGGAAGATGAAGAAGCTCTAAAATGGGCTGCCATAGAGAAGTTACCAACATATGATAGATTAAGAACAACTATCATGAAATCTTTTGTGGACAATGAACTCCAAGGAACCAAGATGGTTCACAAAGAAGTTGATGTCGGAAAGCTAGATATCAATGATAGGCAGATGTTCATTGATATGCTTTTTAAGGTTGCTGAAGAAGACAATGAGAAGTACTTGAGAAAATTTAGAAGGAGAATCGATAA GGTTGGAATCACACTGCCAGCTGTGGAAGTAAGGTTTGAGCATTTAACTGTTGAAGCTGATTGCCAAATTGGCAGCAGAGCTCTTCCTACTCTTCCAAATGTTGCCAGAAACCTTGCAGAATCAGCCGTTGGCATGCTTGGTATTAATATGGCTAAGAGAACAAAACTCACAattcttaaagatgcctccggGGTTCTAAAACCATCAAG GATGACTCTACTGTTGGGTCCACCATCTTCTGGGAAAACAACCCTTTTGTTGGCTTTGGCCGGAAAGTTGGACCCAAGTCTAAAG ATTAGTGGAGATATAACATATAATGGGTATAAGTTGAATGAATTTGTGCCTAGAAAGACATCTGCATACATTAGCCAAAATGATGTTCATGTTGGAGTAATGACAGTGAAAGAAACCCTAGATTTCTCAGCAAGGTGCCAAGGAGTTGGGACTCGATATG ATCTCCTAAGTGAGCTTgcaagaagagaaaaggaaGCAGGAATATTCCCAGAGGCAGAAGTAGACCTTTTCATGAAG GCAACTGCTATGAAAGGAGCTGAAAACAATCTCTTCACCGACTATACTCTCAAA CTGCTGGGCCTCGATATCTGCAAGGACACCATTGTAGGAGATGAAATGCTTCGAGGGATATCTGGTGGACAGAAAAAGAGAGTAACAACAG GGGAGATGATTGTTGGGCCCACTAAAACACTATTCATGGATGAGATATCAACGGGTCTAGATAGCTCCACAACATTTCAGATAGTGAAGTGCATGCAGCAGATTGCACACCTAACTGAGGCCACAGTATTAATGTCCCTACTCCAGCCTGCCCCTGAGACATTTGATCTGTTTGATGACGTCATCCTCTTGTCAGAAGGCCGTATCGTCTACCAGGGCCCACGACAGCACATTCTTGAATTCTTTGAGAGCTGTGGGTTCCGCTGTCCTGAAAGAAAGGGGACTGCTGATTTCTTGCAAGAG GTTACATCGAAGAAAGACCAAGAACAATACTGGGCAGAAAAAAACAAACCATACAGATATGTCTCAGTCCCTGAATTCGCAGAAAGATTTAAGAGATTTCACGTTGGCATGCAGCTAGAGAACGAGCTGTCTGTGCCATTTGACAAGTCCCAAGGCCATAAAGCAGCTCTAGCTTTCTCAAAATATTCAGTTCCCAAGAAGGATCTTCTCAAGGCCTGCTGGGATAAGGAATGGTTACTGATTAAGAGAAATTCTGTAGTTTTTATCTCCAAGACTGTCCAAATTATTATTGTTGCAATTATAGCATCCACAGTGTTTATAAAACCAAGAATGCATACACGAGATGAAGCAGATGGAGCAATCTACGTTGGTGCTCTTTTGTTTACTATGATCATTAACATGTTTAATGGTTTCGCTGAGCTCACTCTCATGATCTCAAGGCTTCCAGTGTTTTACAAGCAAAGAGACCTTCTGTTCCACCCACCTTGGACTTTCACTCTCCCAACTTTCCTGCTTACATTACCCATGTCGATAATAGAGTCTGTTGTTTGGGTGTGTATTACGTACTATTCCATAGGATTTGCTCCTGAAGCTAGCAG GTTTTTCAAGCATCTTCTGCTGGTATTTCTGACCCAACAAATGGCTGCTGGGCTCTTTAGACTCATTGCTGGAGTTTGCAGGACTATGATCATTGCCAACACTGGTGGAGTGCTCATTCTCCTCCTCATTTTCTTACTCGGAGGCTTCATCATACCTAAAG GTCAAATTCCAAACTGGTGGGAGTGGGCTTATTGGGCTTCACCTCTGTCTTATGGTTATAATGCCTATACTGTGAATGAATTTTATGCTCCAAGGTGGATGAACAAAATG GCTTCCGATGGTAGAACAAACTTAGGGGTGGCAGTGCTCGAAAGCTTTGATGTTTTCCGCAATAAGAACTGGTATTGGATTGGTGCTGGTGCTCTACTAGGATTTGCTGTTCTTTTCAACGTCCTCTTCACCTTTGCTCTCATGTACTTGGCCC CTCCTGGAAAAAAACAAGCGATAATCTCTGAGGAATCAGCACAAGAAATGGAGGGTGAGGAAGGCTCAAAGGGTCAACCAAGACTGAGAATGTCAAAGTCAAACACTCGCTCCTTATCTTCTGCTGATGGAAATAATACAA GGGAAATGGCAATTCGGAGAATGACCAGCCGATCCAACCCCAATGGTCTCAGTAGAAATGCAGACTCATCTCTTGAAGCAGCAAACGGTGTTGCCCCTAAGAGAGGAATGGTTCTGCCTTTCACTCCCCTGGCCATGTCCTTTAACAGTGTCAACTATTACGTGGACATGCCTGCT GAAATGAAGCAGCAAGGAGTTCCAGAGGACAGGCTTCAACTACTTCGGGAAGTAACAGGCGCATTTAGGCCTGGAGTCCTGACAGCACTAATGGGTGTCAGTGGAGCTGGAAAGACTACATTGATGGATGTTTTGGCAGGAAGAAAAACAGGTGGATATATTGAAGGCGATATCAGAATTTCAGGATTCACCAAGAAGCAAGAAACATTTGCAAGAGTTTCTGGATATTGTGAACAGAATGATATCCACTCTCCTCAAGTCACAGTCAGAGAATCCTTGATCTACTCAGCATTCCTCCGACTTCCTAAAGAAGTCAGCAAAGAGGAAAAGATG ATTTTTGTTGACGAAGTGATGGAGTTGGTAGAGTTGGATAATCTTAAGGATGCTTTAGTTGGGCTTCCAGGAGTTACAGGGTTGTCAACAGAACAGAGAAAGAGGTTGACAATTGCAGTGGAGCTAGTTgcaaatccttcaatcattttCATGGATGAACCAACTTCTGGTCTTGATGCAAGAGCAGCAGCTATAGTTATGAGGACTGTGAGAAACACTGTGGATACTGGAAGAACTGTTGTGTGCACAATCCATCAGCCTAGCATTGACATCTTTGAAGCCTTTGATGAGTTGCTATTGATGAAGAGAGGAGGACAAGTGATATATTCAGGACCACTGGGGCGAAATTCCCACAAGATCGTTGAATATTTTGAG GAAATCCCTGGAGTTCCTAAAATCAAAGAGAAGTACAATCCAGCAACATGGATGCTAGAAGTGAGCTCAGTAGCAGCCGAAGTCCGGCTTGGAATCGATTTTGCAGAGCACTACAAGTCATCATCCCTGTTTCA GAGAAACAAGGCTTTAGTGAACGAGCTGAGCACACCACCAGCAGGAGCAAAAGACCTGTATTTTGCCTCCCAGTATTCTCAGTCTCCATGGGGGCAGTTCAAGTCATGCCTTTGGAAGCAATGGTGGACTTACTGGAGAAGTCCTGATTATAACCTCGTTAGATACTTCTTCACCTTGGCTGCTGCGCTTATGGTCGGGACTATATTCTGGAAAGTTGGCACTAAAAA GGATACCTCAAATGACTTGAGTATGATCATTGGAGCCATGTATGCTGCTGTGTTGTTTATTGGTATCAACAACTGCTCAACAGTGCAGCCAATTATATCAGTTGAAAGAACTGTCTTTTATCGCGAAAGAGCAGCTGGGATGTACTCTGCATTACCTTATGCACTTGCACAG GTTATTTGTGAAATACCTTACGTGCTGGTTCAAACTACATATTATACATTAATTGTGTATGCTATGGTAGCCTTTGAGTGGACAGCAGCGaaattcttctgcttcttctttatctccttcttctccttcctctacTTCACATACTATGGAATGATGACAGTCTCCGTCACACCAAATCTTCAAGTAGCATCCATTTTTGCAGCAACATTTTATGCACTCTTCAATCTCTTCTCAGGCTTCTTCATTCCTCGACCA AGAATTCCCAAGTGGTGGATCTGGTACTACTGGATTTGCCCAGTTGCATGGACAGTGTATGGATTGATTGTGTCTCAGTACAGGGATGCTGAAGACGAACTTATAGTTCCTGGGTTGTCTCCTAATCCTTCGATTAAGTCTTACATACAAGATCATTATGGGTATGATCCAGACTTCATGGGGCCAGTTGCTGCAGTATTGGTTGGATTCACAGTCTTCTTTGCTTTTGTGTATGCCTTTGCTATAAGGACACTGAACTTCCAGACAAGATAG
- the LOC110626675 gene encoding uncharacterized protein LOC110626675: MTIFVCSQIRGRGRVKKPRGPVQLPASASQEDANTDDGQEHEPHLPRVPTGLGDTELQIWVPLAFGVQPSHKDQSYTLVPPCTDAQLPRPLPPPHRHSLHPHHPTAASRPAVSYVHSPQPASPCGTASARGTGSASASTPSSTPASAPASAASTTAVGGTQSFRQTISLINNNLHPSEMCSRRITLIVKERLVKEGHCWKTKYFKWDQAIDSLVKIAWQKKAAERYRGLMWEIRKGKTKNLATPDSVLRKWQETWNTSEYKEKCDKFSANRRSEAEGSGSGISRHACEGKTRQRERLDREPHPHELFEATHKRKGTEEFVDARSKAVYDKYVQLKEAAIHQQEGSNEPTPINEAQLYYEAVGGQKKSRVYGLGSQASAYFHEPSHCSASYTSAPPMDPPTIETMNMMQNKIDRLETENSGITTTSAPTAPPAPSPQQRRDDAHVIGDHHTDSDDDIDDELASLV, translated from the exons ATGACAATTTTTGTTTGTTCACAGATAAGGGGACGTGGAAGGGTTAAGAAGCCCAGAGGACCGGTTCAACTTCCTGCTAGTGCAAGTCAAGAGGACGCGAATACAGATGACGGACAAGAGCATGAGCCGCATTTACCACGGGTACCGACGGGACTTGGGGATACGGAACTTCAAATATGGGTACCACTTGCATTCGGTGTACAGCCATCTCATAAAGATCAATCATATACACTAGTTCCACCATGTACCGATGCACAGCTTCCCCGTCCCCTTCCACCTCCTCACCGTCACAGTTTACATCCTCACCACCCTACTGCAGCTTCACGACCAGCGGTATCATATGTACATTCACCTCAACCTGCATCCCCTTGTGGTACTGCATCAGCTAGAGGGACAGGATCTGCATCAGCATCTACTCCATCATCTACTCCTGCATCTGCTCCAGCATCAGCTGCATCGACCACTGCTGTAGGAGGAACACAGTCATTCCGACAGACTATTTCACTCATTAACAACAA TTTACATCCGTCGGAGATGTGCAGCCGCAGGATAACTCTGATAGTGAAAGAAAGATTGGTCAAGGAAGGCCACTGTTGGAAGACT AAATACTTCAAATGGGACCAAGCAATTGACAGCTTGGTAAAAATTGCATGGCAGAAAAAGGCCGCTGAGCGATACAGGGGCTTAATGTGGGAAATCAGGAAAGGGAAGACGAAGAATCTTGCTACCCCTGATTCTGTTTTGAGGAAGTGGCAGGAAACTTGGAACACTTCTGAATACAAAGAGAAGTGTGACAAGTTTTCTGCCAATAGGCGCAGTGAGGCTGAAGGGTCAGGATCTGGCATTTCCAGGCACGCATGCG AGGGAAAGACTAGACAGAGGGAAAGACTAGACAGAGAACCACATCCTCATGAGCTTTTTGAGGCCACACATAAGAGAAAGGGGACGGAGGAGTTTGTTGATGCGAGGTCAAAAGCTGTTTAT GATAAATACGTACAACTGAAGGAGGCTGCAATACATCAACAGGAGGGAAGCAATGAGCCGACACCCATAAATGAGGCCCAACTGTACTACGAAGCGGTTGGCGGACAGAAAAAGAGTCGAGTTTATGGGTTAGGGTCCCAGGCTTCAGCATATTTTCATGAGCCATCTCATTGTTCTGCATCATACACGTCTGCACCCCCAATGGATCCTCCTACAATTGAAACAATGAACATGATGCAGAATAAAATTGATCGGCTAGAGACAGAGAATAGTGGAATTACCACA ACATCTGCTCCTACGGCACCTCCAGCTCCGTCTCCACAGCAGCGGCGTGATGATGCCCATGTCATTGGTGATCATCATACAGATAGTGATGATGATATAGATGATGAGCTAgctagtttagtttag